In the Gossypium raimondii isolate GPD5lz chromosome 9, ASM2569854v1, whole genome shotgun sequence genome, one interval contains:
- the LOC105799364 gene encoding uncharacterized protein At2g37660, chloroplastic isoform X1 — translation MATKLSLTFRFPVEKSPKPRKSKPAVPQLNCCNGYGFSKNNSGFRGQLSMKVNAVQDEAIQSSNSETTLLSQTIPPSSSKLVLVVGATGGVGQLVVASLLNRNIKSRLLLRDPEKAISLFGNQDEEKLQVVKGDTRNPADLYPSIFEGVTHVICCTGTTAFPSKRWDGDNTPERVDWEGVRNLVSALPSSLKRVVLVSSVGVTKFNELPWSIMNLFGVLKYKKKGEDFLCESGLPFTIIRAGRLTDGPYTSYDLNTLLKATAGQRRAVVIGQGDNLVGEVSRLVVAEACIQAMDIEFTEGKIYEINSVEGEGPGTDPEKWEELFKTARA, via the exons atggcTACCAAGCTCTCCTTGACATTCCGATTCCCTGTAGAGAAATCCCCAAAaccaagaaaatcaaaaccgGCAGTTCCACAGCTAAATTGTTGTAATGGGTATGGATTCTCCAAGAACAACTCAGGCTTTAGAGGACAATTATCGATGAAAGTGAATGCTGTGCAAGATGAAGCAATTCAGTCTTCAAATTCAGAAACTACCCTTCTTTCCCAAACAATTCCTCCTTCTTCCTCTAAGCTTGTTCTTGTCGTAGGCGCCACCGGTGGCGTCG GACAGTTGGTAGTGGCATCTTTGCTAAATCGGAACATCAAATCACGCCTACTATTAAGAGATCCTGAGAAAGCAATTTCTCTGTTTGGTAACCAAGATGAAGAGAAGCTACAG GTTGTTAAAGGGGACACTCGAAACCCAGCAGATCTATATCCATCTATATTTGAG GGGGTTACACATGTGATTTGTTGCACTGGAACAACTGCATTTCCTTCCAAGAGATGGGATGGAGATAATACGCCTGAAAGAGTAG ATTGGGAGGGTGTAAGGAATCTTGTATCTGCATTGCCTTCATCATTGAAGAGAGTAGTTCTTGTTTCATCAGTTGGTGTAACCAAGTTCAATGAACTACCATGGAG CATTATGAACCTTTTTGGggttctaaaatataaaaagaaagggGAAGATTTTCTTTGTGAGTCTGGCCTTCCATTTACCATTATCAG AGCTGGTAGATTGACAGATGGACCTTACACATCATATGATCTTAACACTTTGCTTAAAGCCACTGCTGGACAACGCCGTGCAGTTGTCATTGGTCAAG GAGATAATCTGGTGGGAGAAGTAAGCAGACTTGTGGTTGCTGAAGCTTGCATACAAGCAATGGACATAGAATTTACTGAAGGCAAAATTTACGAAATCAACTCAGTTGAG GGGGAAGGTCCGGGAACCGATCCAGAAAAGTGGGAGGAGTTATTTAAAACAGCACGAGCGTAG
- the LOC105799364 gene encoding protein TIC 62, chloroplastic isoform X2, translating into MATKLSLTFRFPVEKSPKPRKSKPAVPQLNCCNGYGFSKNNSGFRGQLSMKVNAVQDEAIQSSNSETTLLSQTIPPSSSKLVLVVGATGGVGQLVVASLLNRNIKSRLLLRDPEKAISLFGNQDEEKLQVVKGDTRNPADLYPSIFEGVTHVICCTGTTAFPSKRWDGDNTPERVDWEGVRNLVSALPSSLKRVVLVSSVGVTKFNELPWSIMNLFGVLKYKKKGEDFLCESGLPFTIIRAGRLTDGPYTSYDLNTLLKATAGQRRAVVIGQGI; encoded by the exons atggcTACCAAGCTCTCCTTGACATTCCGATTCCCTGTAGAGAAATCCCCAAAaccaagaaaatcaaaaccgGCAGTTCCACAGCTAAATTGTTGTAATGGGTATGGATTCTCCAAGAACAACTCAGGCTTTAGAGGACAATTATCGATGAAAGTGAATGCTGTGCAAGATGAAGCAATTCAGTCTTCAAATTCAGAAACTACCCTTCTTTCCCAAACAATTCCTCCTTCTTCCTCTAAGCTTGTTCTTGTCGTAGGCGCCACCGGTGGCGTCG GACAGTTGGTAGTGGCATCTTTGCTAAATCGGAACATCAAATCACGCCTACTATTAAGAGATCCTGAGAAAGCAATTTCTCTGTTTGGTAACCAAGATGAAGAGAAGCTACAG GTTGTTAAAGGGGACACTCGAAACCCAGCAGATCTATATCCATCTATATTTGAG GGGGTTACACATGTGATTTGTTGCACTGGAACAACTGCATTTCCTTCCAAGAGATGGGATGGAGATAATACGCCTGAAAGAGTAG ATTGGGAGGGTGTAAGGAATCTTGTATCTGCATTGCCTTCATCATTGAAGAGAGTAGTTCTTGTTTCATCAGTTGGTGTAACCAAGTTCAATGAACTACCATGGAG CATTATGAACCTTTTTGGggttctaaaatataaaaagaaagggGAAGATTTTCTTTGTGAGTCTGGCCTTCCATTTACCATTATCAG AGCTGGTAGATTGACAGATGGACCTTACACATCATATGATCTTAACACTTTGCTTAAAGCCACTGCTGGACAACGCCGTGCAGTTGTCATTGGTCAAG GTATATAG